AAGGTAGCAGTCCAGAGCGGGAGCGAGCTCGGGAATCCGAGCAGGTCCTGGGCCCTGGCGTCACTTGCTGAGTAGGAGGCCAGCGCGCAGCACGCGGGGGACTCTGCGGATGGTCAGCGAGACGCGGGTGCCGCGCACCAGGCGGGCTCCCGGCTGCGCCGAGGGGCAGGCGGCGGCGTTGGGCGGCAGGGAGGCTGCCTCGAGTGCGTCTACGCTGGCTGCCGCGATGCCGTGGAGGAGGCGCGTGTAGGCGGTGCCACGGAGCACCAGCAGGCTGCGCGGTTCAAGCAGCAGAGAGGTGGCCGGCCGGGACGGGGGCCGGGGCTGCGGGGAAGGTTGAAGGTTAGCGGGTCCCCAGAATTTGGCGGCGGAGGCAGACGAGAGTTCAGCAAGTTTGGGGGTTCAGGGGGTTCAGGTCAGTGAGTTCCAGGGGCAAAGGCTGAGGGGCAAGTGTGCTCCTAAGAATCAAGGCTTTGGAATGAAAATCCCAAGGGCGACAGGGCcagggcctggaggggaggggcgcggggggagggaaaggggagtggTCGGCAGTCTTTTGGGAAGGGGTAGGAACTAGGCTGCAGATGGGGGCGTCTCGGTGTCTAAAGAATCTGCAAGGGTCTGGGACTGAGGGATCAGTGGTCCCAGTAAACTGGGTGAAACTGGGCCGAGGACTTGGCTGAAGccaagaagggagggagagaggagcaggTGTGGTCTGGGCGGACATGGGGTATCTCAGGATGCTTTGAGGACACCAGCAAGGTGGGGGGCAGACAGGAGCATGTAGGATTGACAAAGGGAGccccgggacttccctggggatccagtggttaacactctatGGTTCCATTGCAGGAGATGAAGTTTCTGTTCTagccagggaactaaggtcctactTGCTGGGTggtatggccaaataaataaaagtttgtgttttttttttttttttttaagggggaaCCCTAAGGAGCAGCTGTGATCAGGGTATCCAGGGTAGTTTCTGTGAACACTGGGGCGTCAGACATGCATCAAAGAAAGAGGTCAGGGAAATTGTCATGAGCAGCCCTCACAGAAGGGGGCTTGAGCAGTGAGTCCTGGGTTGAGGTGCCAAGAGAATCAGGAGGTGTCCTGCGTGACAGATCACATtattggggtgggagggaggaggtcAGTATTGGGGTGCCTATGCAGTGGCCACTGAGAGTCAGGGTGTCTGGGAGGATGTCAGAGACACCCCTGAGGGGATGGTTGTCGGGGTATCAGGATATCAGTGTCTGTTGGAGAACTGGGGAGCCCTGCCTCCCGTATTGGAGTGCTCACTCTAAATATGTGGGGCCAGGACATCTGTAGGATGTCAGGATAGTTGCTCAACAGGTGGGGGTATTGGGGTATCTGTGAAGATCATGATTTCTAGGGCACCCTGCAGGTAGATGGGTATCAGGGCTACCTCATAGGTGGGTGGAACCAAGGTCTCTTGGAGGATATGGGAGGTCAGAGCACTCACAAGTGGCTGGGGCAGCATCTCAGGGCCCACCTGCTCTGTTGGGTTATCATCCTCTGGCTGCCGAGGCTCGTAGAGGTCCAGCATGGTGTGAGAGCCCAAGCTGATAGTGCTGACGGTCGGGTAGTACAGTGGCCCATCCTCGTGGGGCTGAGGAGTGAGTACCAGGGCTGGATGGGGCAGGAGTCCACACAGCCCCAGCCCCAACCCTCCGAGGTGAAAGGTGTCCCCCAGCTGGGGACAGGGAGGCGAATGCTTGGTTGGGCTATGTGAACTGCTTAATGAGAGTGGACGTGGGTCAACATGATGCCCTGCCCCATGGTGGGTCCCAGGTCTCGAGGGTGGGGTGAGAGAGTGGTTACCATGATGCCCTCCCCAGGCAGATACTGGTTTACGAGGACATGGTTGGCTGGGAGACCCCCAAAAAGGCTGAGGTCAGACACTTTGTCCACGTAACGCTGGAGCCACGGTGGCAGTCGCTCAGGAACCATcccccggggatgggggagcccaccTGGGGGAGGATAGTGGGGTGCTGAGGGCACCCAACCAAGGAGCTCTGGCACCAAGGAGCCCCCATTAGGAATATCCTAGTGGTTGGTAGCACTCTGACCTCCTCAGGGACCCCTGACTCTTTGGAGATCCCCACTCCACTCTTCAAAGCTTTCCTGCTTCTCCAAAACCTAGAGATACCCCCCAACCCATCAGGAAATTCTAACCCCTCAAGACCTCTACTGACCCCTCAGAATCATCCTGGCCCTTGGGATCCCTTGAGCCCtcagggacccccccccccaaccggACCTTCGCCTCAATGTCCTGAGACTATCAAACCTGACATGCCTACCCCAGCCCACATCCCTAAGTCAGCTATGCTCACAGTCAGGGACACTCACCCCAGTTCTGTAACTTCCTCCCGGAGAGCTGGGTCCATTTTGGCTTTGGGGCATTGAAGACCTGGGAGATAGAAGGGGGTCAGTCCTTTTTCAAGGACCACCCTCTCTGATTCTCCCACCCAGGCCAACAAAGCGGTTTTTACCTGGGGTGGAAATGGGTCATCTCAGTGTCTGTGGGATCATTCTCTGGGATAATGTTCCCAGGATTTTGTTGTTTGCCTTTTCCCCCTGTGGAGACCACAAGCCTCAAAGCTGACCTGTGTCTACCAGGATGGAGAAAGGGCTATACAATCAGGGTCTGAATCTACCCAGAGCTCTGGGCTGGATTGGGCTCTTTCTGCTCAGCAAACAGTCTGCACTCTAATTTTCTGATCCCTGGGCTATCTCAGGACAGTCTGAGTTCTGGAACCTCCTTGTTCCTATtgcctgggggagaaaaagtgCTAAACTGGGTTATTCAATACAGTCAAGAgagtattttgaaaattctcCACTGCCAAGACCCCAGGGGTCTAGAAAGGGTTGTCTCAAAGAAGTCTAAGAAGGGACTTCCTGGATGGTTCAGTGgctgactccacactcccaatgcaggaagcctgggtttgatccctggtcagggaactattaatataccccacatgctgcaactaagaaccctcatgccacagctaagaacctgcatgccgcaacaaagTTTGAAGATCCTtaatactgcaactaagacccggcacagccaaataaatactaaaaaataaaaagttggacttcattggtggtccaatggttaagaatatatctgccaatgcaggggacatgggttcgatccctggtttgggaagatcccacatgccgcagggcaccTAAACCTGtgtacacaactactgagcccacataccctacagcctgtgctccaaaacaagagaagccacttcaataaGAAACCCGTGCACCGCAACAGAGGGTAGCCCctactcgccgcaactagagaaagcttgcacacagcaaggaagacccagagcagccaaaaattaattaattaatcaaaaagcatctttaaaaaaataagcctaAGAAATCTCCTTATTTCCTTCATGGTAATGGGGCTGGGATGGGTTGTCTCAGTAGGAGAGTCTGAGCTCTCAACCTAACTCATTCCTGGGCCTCAAACAAGATAGGAGTAGTTGAGACTGCACAGGGCAGGTTCAGGCTCTGTAACCAAGGCTCTGGGGCTGCAAAGGGCTATCCCAGTGCATGGATTCTGAACTTTGTAAAACTCTCTTCTTTCCCCAAACCTTAAGAATAGACTACAGACTGTACTATCTAACACAGGTGGTCTGGGCTTGGTAACCTTGTTCCCAAGGCTCTGGGTCTATGCTGAGCTATCAGCGGAGGGAAGCGTTTACTCTTAACATTCTGAGGCCTGAACTATTTGAGCACAGAAATCTGAACACTGTAAATTCTTCATTCCCTAAATCTCAAGGGCCTGTCTCAAGGGCTTGAACTGGGCTCTTTCAGCCTTTGTTGTAACCTCCTTTTCCTTATAACAGTAGCAGGATTGGGTTGTCTTAGCACAGACAGCCTAAACTCCATACCTTTCTAGGAATCAGTTTGGGAAGTTCACTGGTgctctagtggttaggattcagcgcTTTTATTGctgtgacctgggttcagtccctggtcagagaatgaGATCCCGCAAGACGTAtgacttggccaaaaaaaaataaaatcagtttggTTTCCCCTAAGCCTCCTGGGAAAAGCTCTTTAGCCAGGCCCCAGCAGGTGCTGAGAAAGGAATAGGGAAGGTGAGGGATGGGTGCTGGGCGGcactctcctttctgccagggtcttcactgtggctttGTCGGCTCTCACATGAGAGCTGGGGGTTGGAGAGGGATCTGGGAAGAGGAGAAGAACAGACCAGAAGGGTGTTGAGGTCACCTGTCGAAGCAAATACTCCTCCTCTTCCTTGGAGATGAAGTCAGGGATGTAGTAAATTACAGGTGGTGCCTAGGACAGAGAGATCCCCCTGAAGGTGTGGCCCTTTCACCCGCAGACTAGTGCTAGCACCCATGCACAGCCCTTCCTCTGGAGTGTAGCTCAGGATGTCCCCAGACAGGCCAGGGCCTTAAGTCAAGGGACCAATGACTATTTGGGGGAtgaggaggtgggggtgaggaTAGGGCTGGACCCTGAGGGTAAGAATGGAGAGGGAGGGGTCAGTCCCAGCCCACAAACACAGGAGTTAGCCTCCCTATCCATCTCCACTCTTATCTCCCACCCTCTAGTCCCCACCTTCACCCTCTGCACCCCCAGTCCTGACAACCTGCTCCACCCTGAATGGCTCCAGGCCTGGGACCCTGGCATCCTGATCCTCCATCGACAGCAACTCCAGGTACCCGGTCAGacctgtggggaggggagaagaacATGCTGAAGTAACCAAGCCTGCCACCCTCAGATTATGATCCAGCTTTCTGCTCTTACCATGggccacagcctcagctcagacCTCTAGGGAAGCTCTCTTGGTTTCTAAAACCTAAGTCCTCAGTATCTCAAAAGCCACTCAGTGCACAGCCCCCACACTTGCCCGGACACAATGAGCACCCAGAATACTCCCCCAAACTCCATCCACCAAAGGTCCATCAAATTACACATATTTGCTGTCTTAAGCTCCCCCAGAGAACAGCCTCTGACTCCATCCGCCGCCTTTCCCAAGAGCTCCACACATATCCCCCAGGGCTACACACCAGAGTCCCTTTAAACACCTTGATTTGAGACCTCATCGTAAAAACTGCCATGccctgactaagcacagcagagcatgCATGCCTAAAAACTGCAATCCTGGCTCTCTAACAGTGTTCAAGGTCTTCAtagaccctcctccctcctcaagCCCTTTCAGACACTCCATTCTGAGCACCCTTGTGCCCCCAGTCTAAGCCTCCTCAGACATACCCATTTTCAGTCTCCTCGGATCCCCCTCCTCTAGGCTCCCTTCAGATTTCTCTTCCGGAGCGCCCCTTCACTGCAGCAACCCTGGACCTGTGACCCTGAGTCTGACTCCTTCCACGCTCCGAGCCCCCTGGATCCCCCGACTCTGTCTTCTAGAACTCCACATTCTGAGCTTCCTCGGACTCCTATATGCGCTTCCCTGGGTCCCCACTCTCAGCTCTCTTGGACCGCCATCTCCACCCTCGGCCACCCCGCAAACTGACCGTCCACCGGTGACCCCTCCAACATCCGAATTCAACATTCCAATTCCCTTCCCAGCTACTTCCGCCCCCATGCACGACTGCCCGACGCAGGCATCCTCAGACCAATGGGAATTCTCACAGGCGCTAAAGCTCCGCCTTCCACCCAATAGGCGCTCTCACAGGGTGTCGCCCCGCCCCCTCACCCTCGTTCGGTGATAGGCTATGCCTCCTGGCCTTTGAGCCACTGGACCCTTCAGAGACCGAGCTTCGTCTGGACCGACCAATGACAGCTTCAGAACCGAATCCGTCCACACTGCGGACTGAGCCCAAAGTAGAGCCCACAGGGAAAACGGATGTGTTGGAAGGACCCCCCGCAGGTTAGGCCATCCTATATACGAGCCGTACGGAGACGAGACTGAAGGAAGGACTTCCTCTGCCATGCTCCCCTAGTAAGGGTATAGAGGCACGACCATTAACTCCCTAAACACCGACCCCACACAGAAAGCCATAGAAACGTCTTTATTGAAGGGGATAGGGGTCATGCTGAGTTTGGGGACATGCAGTGAAGGGGCAGTCGTGAGCTGTCCTTGGTTTTCAGGGCCCCAGGTCTGCCCTGGACACCCTGGGCCTTCAGGGTCTCCGTCGGCTTCTGCTGGTCAGTCCAGGGTGCTCTGAGGTCCTTCAGGGCCAGTAACTTAGATTTGGCGTTTTGGACCTGTGACCAGAACGTAGATTGAAATGGGGACTCCAGGATTTGGGATCCCCTCAAGGCCTCGATGCTCCTCATCTATTAGAGAGGGAGGCTTGAGGATTTGGGGATTCCCTTGGGACTGGGGCTCTTGGAATTTGGGTATCTTGAGATCCATGGACTCGGGGCATTGAAGTCCTCTGGTTTCCAGGGATGAGAATTTCTGTTTGGGGGTCTCCTGGTGCCTATGAATAGGGCTTGACATGCCCTGGATGCCCAGGATGCATATCCTGACTACAGTCTCCTCCATCTCAGGCATAGGGACTTCCATGGTTGGGTTTCCTGGGGGCTTGAAAtcggatttttaaaatttgggatTCCCTGGGGATTTGGGGTTCCATGATTTGGGGGTCCTGGGAGTTAGGGTTTGGGGCTCTCCTAGGGGCTGTAGGAATTAAGGGCAGAGGGAAGTTTGGGACATGTACTCTGGGGGTTGGGATCCTGAGTCCCAGAATGGGGCCTCCAAATTTTGGGGTCCCCCAAAGGGGGAAATCATTActtaaaaaatagagaattttcTGGGAGCCTGGCCAGCACAGGTGCTGTGGGCCACATGGGGTGGGCTTCATACAAGGCACTGGGGGTTTCTTGAGGGTGCAGAGGATAGGAAGACTTGGGGGTCCTGTAATTAGCACTTCCAGGACTGTTTTGGCATCTGTAAATTGGGGGTGACAGTGGGCTGGTTAATGTGGGTCTCTTCTTGAGGGGTAAGAGTAGAGGTTTTTGTTAATGGAGGGAGTGTCCGATTGCAGTCTAAGGGTTTTGGGGTGACCATGGGAGTCACAACATCTTGACAGGACTGATATTAAATGTGGGTCTGTTACTCTTCTCTGGAGATGTTTCTTTCAAGGGGGTTTGATGCGGGGAGGGTCTTTGTTAATAGGGGATGGTTCTGCTCCAGTGACTAGTGACTCAGGAATGTTCTACTGTGGAGCATTATGTAGAGAAAGTCACCATCATTTGGGGTGAGATGGAAATC
The genomic region above belongs to Budorcas taxicolor isolate Tak-1 chromosome 18, Takin1.1, whole genome shotgun sequence and contains:
- the ALKBH6 gene encoding alpha-ketoglutarate-dependent dioxygenase alkB homolog 6 isoform X1 yields the protein MLEGSPVDGLTGYLELLSMEDQDARVPGLEPFRVEQAPPVIYYIPDFISKEEEEYLLRQVFNAPKPKWTQLSGRKLQNWGGLPHPRGMVPERLPPWLQRYVDKVSDLSLFGGLPANHVLVNQYLPGEGIMPHEDGPLYYPTVSTISLGSHTMLDLYEPRQPEDDNPTEQPRPPSRPATSLLLEPRSLLVLRGTAYTRLLHGIAAASVDALEAASLPPNAAACPSAQPGARLVRGTRVSLTIRRVPRVLRAGLLLSK
- the ALKBH6 gene encoding alpha-ketoglutarate-dependent dioxygenase alkB homolog 6 isoform X2; its protein translation is MGLTGYLELLSMEDQDARVPGLEPFRVEQAPPVIYYIPDFISKEEEEYLLRQVFNAPKPKWTQLSGRKLQNWGGLPHPRGMVPERLPPWLQRYVDKVSDLSLFGGLPANHVLVNQYLPGEGIMPHEDGPLYYPTVSTISLGSHTMLDLYEPRQPEDDNPTEQPRPPSRPATSLLLEPRSLLVLRGTAYTRLLHGIAAASVDALEAASLPPNAAACPSAQPGARLVRGTRVSLTIRRVPRVLRAGLLLSK
- the ALKBH6 gene encoding alpha-ketoglutarate-dependent dioxygenase alkB homolog 6 isoform X4; this translates as MLEGSPVDGLTGYLELLSMEDQDARVPGLEPFRVEQAPPVIYYIPDFISKEEEEYLLRQVTSTPFWSSMPQSQNGPSSPGGSYRTGPHEDGPLYYPTVSTISLGSHTMLDLYEPRQPEDDNPTEQPRPPSRPATSLLLEPRSLLVLRGTAYTRLLHGIAAASVDALEAASLPPNAAACPSAQPGARLVRGTRVSLTIRRVPRVLRAGLLLSK
- the ALKBH6 gene encoding alpha-ketoglutarate-dependent dioxygenase alkB homolog 6 isoform X3; translation: MLEGSPVDGLTGYLELLSMEDQDARVPGLEPFRVEQVFNAPKPKWTQLSGRKLQNWGGLPHPRGMVPERLPPWLQRYVDKVSDLSLFGGLPANHVLVNQYLPGEGIMPHEDGPLYYPTVSTISLGSHTMLDLYEPRQPEDDNPTEQPRPPSRPATSLLLEPRSLLVLRGTAYTRLLHGIAAASVDALEAASLPPNAAACPSAQPGARLVRGTRVSLTIRRVPRVLRAGLLLSK